One Lycium barbarum isolate Lr01 chromosome 5, ASM1917538v2, whole genome shotgun sequence genomic window carries:
- the LOC132641405 gene encoding uncharacterized protein LOC132641405, producing MAPKSETKSSSTQFSDPSDDYSIDPIFHTLRIIPFSFLNPPKLRLKIPTITLPSSMTVYSLILLTYFMVVSGIVYDVINEPPGIGSTQDRFTGAVKPVVFMTGRVNGQYIIEGLSSGFMFVLGGVGIVMLDLALDKNREKSVKVSFASAGVVFVVMAYVMSMLFIRIKIPAYLR from the coding sequence atggcaCCAAAATCCGAAACCAAATCCTCATCAACTCAATTTTCCGATCCATCAGATGACTACTCAATCGACCCAATTTTCCACACTCTCCGTATCATCCCATTCTCATTCCTCAACCCTCCAAAACTTCGCTTAAAAATCCCAACAATAACCCTCCCTTCATCCATGACAGTTTACTCCCTTATCCTTCTTACTTACTTCATGGTTGTATCCGGTATTGTTTATGATGTCATTAATGAACCACCTGGTATTGGATCAACACAAGACAGGTTTACTGGTGCTGTTAAACCTGTGGTTTTTATGACTGGTCGGGTTAATGGTCAGTATATTATTGAAGGATTGTCATCTGGTTTCATGTTTGTACTTGGTGGTGTTGGcattgtgatgttggatttggcACTTGATAAGAATAGAGAGAAAAGTGTTAAGGTTTCTTTTGCATCAGCtggtgttgtgtttgttgttatggCTTATGTTATGAGTATGTTGTTTATCCGTATCAAGATCCCCGCTTATCTTCGCTGA
- the LOC132641406 gene encoding uncharacterized protein LOC132641406 isoform X1 — MLQVLNQENSLFHTCSTAILTRTSRLIVKNSICEFPARSWKTSFGHATIRKLNSNSYLKRVCALRCYSSKKHSGDSSQPQNSDPTPAMKEENGFFVVRKGDLVGVYRNLSDCQTQVGSSICDPPVSVYKGYAMPKDTEEYLLSCGLKNALYSIRAADLTEDLFGTLVPCPFQQPSSSKSGISDHLPKKRSQEAMWSEYAEAVGSAVISNDSVRKHVKLEQHKGDQVLALPSSQRSCTLEFDGASKGNPGQAGAGAVIRADDGSFTLRLREGLGVATSNHAEYRGFILGLKHALREGFTSIRVQGDSKLVCMQIQGLWKVKNQNIATVFETAKQLKERFLSFRIIHVLRESNSDADQQANLAVELPEGQVQEEIEK; from the exons ATGCTTCAAGTGCTTAATCAAGAAAACAG CTTGTTTCATACATGTTCTACTGCAATATTAACAAGGACTAGCCGTCTTATTGTGAAGAATTCAATCTGTGAATTTCCAGCTCGTTCATGGAAGACAAGCTTTGGTCATGCTACAATTAGAAAACTTAATTCCAACTCGTATTTGAAAAGAGTTTGTGCTCTTCGCTGCTATTCGTCCAAAAAGCATAGTGGAGATAGTTCTCAACCACAGAATTCTGATCCCACCCCAGCAATGAAGGAAGAGAATGGTTTCTTTGTTGTTAGGAAAGGAGATCTGGTTGGAGTCTACAGAAACTTGAGTGATTGCCAGACCCAAGTCGGATCGTCG ATATGTGATCCTCCTGTTAGCGTGTACAAAGGTTACGCCATGCCTAAGGACACAGAAGAATATCTACTTTCTTGTGGGCTTAAAAATGCTCTATATTCTATCAGAGCTGCAGATCTTACCGAAGATCTCTTTGGTACTCTAGTCCCATGCCCTTTTCAG caaccttcttcttcaaaAAGTGGAATATCTGATCATTTGCCAAAGAAGAGGTCACAGGAAGCAATGTGGTCAGAATATGCG GAGGCTGTTGGATCAGCAGTTATTTCAAATGATTCCGTAAGAAAGCATGTCAAGTTAGAACAACATAAGGGTGACCAAGTTCTAGCTCTACCATCTAGT CAACGTTCTTGTACTCTTGAATTTGATGGTGCTTCAAAAGGAAATCCTGGACAAGCTGGCGCGGGAGCTGTTATACGGGCTGATGATGGAAGTTTT ACCCTCAGGCTACGTGAGGGTTTAGGAGTGGCAACAAGCAATCATGCTGAATACAGGGGCTTTATTTTGGGTTTGAAACATGCACTTAGAGAAGGGTTTACAAGTATTCGTGTTCAGGGTGACTCCAAGCTTGTTTGTATGCAG ATCCAAGGTCTTTGGAAGGTTAAAAATCAAAACATAGCCACAGTGTTTGAGACGGCAAAACAACTGAAGGAAAGGTTCCTTTCTTTCCGCATCATTCATGTCCTTCGG GAGTCAAACTCTGATGCGGATCAACAAGCAAACTTGGCTGTTGAACTTCCTG AGGGTCAAGTTCAGGAGGAAATAGAGAAATGA
- the LOC132641406 gene encoding uncharacterized protein LOC132641406 isoform X4 yields the protein MKEENGFFVVRKGDLVGVYRNLSDCQTQVGSSICDPPVSVYKGYAMPKDTEEYLLSCGLKNALYSIRAADLTEDLFGTLVPCPFQQPSSSKSGISDHLPKKRSQEAMWSEYAEAVGSAVISNDSVRKHVKLEQHKGDQVLALPSSQRSCTLEFDGASKGNPGQAGAGAVIRADDGSFTLRLREGLGVATSNHAEYRGFILGLKHALREGFTSIRVQGDSKLVCMQIQGLWKVKNQNIATVFETAKQLKERFLSFRIIHVLRESNSDADQQANLAVELPEGQVQEEIEK from the exons ATGAAGGAAGAGAATGGTTTCTTTGTTGTTAGGAAAGGAGATCTGGTTGGAGTCTACAGAAACTTGAGTGATTGCCAGACCCAAGTCGGATCGTCG ATATGTGATCCTCCTGTTAGCGTGTACAAAGGTTACGCCATGCCTAAGGACACAGAAGAATATCTACTTTCTTGTGGGCTTAAAAATGCTCTATATTCTATCAGAGCTGCAGATCTTACCGAAGATCTCTTTGGTACTCTAGTCCCATGCCCTTTTCAG caaccttcttcttcaaaAAGTGGAATATCTGATCATTTGCCAAAGAAGAGGTCACAGGAAGCAATGTGGTCAGAATATGCG GAGGCTGTTGGATCAGCAGTTATTTCAAATGATTCCGTAAGAAAGCATGTCAAGTTAGAACAACATAAGGGTGACCAAGTTCTAGCTCTACCATCTAGT CAACGTTCTTGTACTCTTGAATTTGATGGTGCTTCAAAAGGAAATCCTGGACAAGCTGGCGCGGGAGCTGTTATACGGGCTGATGATGGAAGTTTT ACCCTCAGGCTACGTGAGGGTTTAGGAGTGGCAACAAGCAATCATGCTGAATACAGGGGCTTTATTTTGGGTTTGAAACATGCACTTAGAGAAGGGTTTACAAGTATTCGTGTTCAGGGTGACTCCAAGCTTGTTTGTATGCAG ATCCAAGGTCTTTGGAAGGTTAAAAATCAAAACATAGCCACAGTGTTTGAGACGGCAAAACAACTGAAGGAAAGGTTCCTTTCTTTCCGCATCATTCATGTCCTTCGG GAGTCAAACTCTGATGCGGATCAACAAGCAAACTTGGCTGTTGAACTTCCTG AGGGTCAAGTTCAGGAGGAAATAGAGAAATGA
- the LOC132641406 gene encoding uncharacterized protein LOC132641406 isoform X3, with product MLSCSCFKCLIKKTARSWKTSFGHATIRKLNSNSYLKRVCALRCYSSKKHSGDSSQPQNSDPTPAMKEENGFFVVRKGDLVGVYRNLSDCQTQVGSSICDPPVSVYKGYAMPKDTEEYLLSCGLKNALYSIRAADLTEDLFGTLVPCPFQQPSSSKSGISDHLPKKRSQEAMWSEYAEAVGSAVISNDSVRKHVKLEQHKGDQVLALPSSQRSCTLEFDGASKGNPGQAGAGAVIRADDGSFTLRLREGLGVATSNHAEYRGFILGLKHALREGFTSIRVQGDSKLVCMQIQGLWKVKNQNIATVFETAKQLKERFLSFRIIHVLRESNSDADQQANLAVELPEGQVQEEIEK from the exons ATGCTTTCTTGTTCATGCTTCAAGTGCTTAATCAAGAAAACAG CTCGTTCATGGAAGACAAGCTTTGGTCATGCTACAATTAGAAAACTTAATTCCAACTCGTATTTGAAAAGAGTTTGTGCTCTTCGCTGCTATTCGTCCAAAAAGCATAGTGGAGATAGTTCTCAACCACAGAATTCTGATCCCACCCCAGCAATGAAGGAAGAGAATGGTTTCTTTGTTGTTAGGAAAGGAGATCTGGTTGGAGTCTACAGAAACTTGAGTGATTGCCAGACCCAAGTCGGATCGTCG ATATGTGATCCTCCTGTTAGCGTGTACAAAGGTTACGCCATGCCTAAGGACACAGAAGAATATCTACTTTCTTGTGGGCTTAAAAATGCTCTATATTCTATCAGAGCTGCAGATCTTACCGAAGATCTCTTTGGTACTCTAGTCCCATGCCCTTTTCAG caaccttcttcttcaaaAAGTGGAATATCTGATCATTTGCCAAAGAAGAGGTCACAGGAAGCAATGTGGTCAGAATATGCG GAGGCTGTTGGATCAGCAGTTATTTCAAATGATTCCGTAAGAAAGCATGTCAAGTTAGAACAACATAAGGGTGACCAAGTTCTAGCTCTACCATCTAGT CAACGTTCTTGTACTCTTGAATTTGATGGTGCTTCAAAAGGAAATCCTGGACAAGCTGGCGCGGGAGCTGTTATACGGGCTGATGATGGAAGTTTT ACCCTCAGGCTACGTGAGGGTTTAGGAGTGGCAACAAGCAATCATGCTGAATACAGGGGCTTTATTTTGGGTTTGAAACATGCACTTAGAGAAGGGTTTACAAGTATTCGTGTTCAGGGTGACTCCAAGCTTGTTTGTATGCAG ATCCAAGGTCTTTGGAAGGTTAAAAATCAAAACATAGCCACAGTGTTTGAGACGGCAAAACAACTGAAGGAAAGGTTCCTTTCTTTCCGCATCATTCATGTCCTTCGG GAGTCAAACTCTGATGCGGATCAACAAGCAAACTTGGCTGTTGAACTTCCTG AGGGTCAAGTTCAGGAGGAAATAGAGAAATGA
- the LOC132639743 gene encoding GTP-binding protein YPTM2-like, with product MTNLSFLYYRGAHKIIVVYDVTDQESFNNVKQWLSEIDRYASDNVNKLLVGNKCDLTAQKVVSTETAQAFADEIGIPFMETSAKSATNVEQAFMAMAASIKNSMASQPARAVAVHLERTKLCCLDDDSDVELW from the exons ATGACGAATTTGAG CTTCTTGTACTATCGCGGTGCACACAAAATAATTGTGGTTTATGATGTAACCGACCAAGAGAGCTTCAACAATGTCAAGCAATGGTTGAGTGAAATAGACCGATATGCAAGTGATAATGTGAACAAACTTCTTGTTGGAAATAAGTGTGATCTCACAGCACAAAAGGTAGTTTCCACAGAGACAGCTCAGGCTTTTGCTGATGAAATTGGCATACCTTTCATGGAAACAAGTGCAAAAAGTGCCACTAATGTAGAACAGGCTTTCATGGCTATGGCTGCTTCAATCAAGAACAGCATGGCAAGCCAACCGGCAAGAGCGGTTGCTGTTCATCTTGAAAGGACGAAGCTCTGTTGCCTTGATGATGATTCTGATGTGGAGTTGTGGTGA
- the LOC132641406 gene encoding uncharacterized protein LOC132641406 isoform X2 produces MNSLFHTCSTAILTRTSRLIVKNSICEFPARSWKTSFGHATIRKLNSNSYLKRVCALRCYSSKKHSGDSSQPQNSDPTPAMKEENGFFVVRKGDLVGVYRNLSDCQTQVGSSICDPPVSVYKGYAMPKDTEEYLLSCGLKNALYSIRAADLTEDLFGTLVPCPFQQPSSSKSGISDHLPKKRSQEAMWSEYAEAVGSAVISNDSVRKHVKLEQHKGDQVLALPSSQRSCTLEFDGASKGNPGQAGAGAVIRADDGSFTLRLREGLGVATSNHAEYRGFILGLKHALREGFTSIRVQGDSKLVCMQIQGLWKVKNQNIATVFETAKQLKERFLSFRIIHVLRESNSDADQQANLAVELPEGQVQEEIEK; encoded by the exons ATGAACAGCTTGTTTCATACATGTTCTACTGCAATATTAACAAGGACTAGCCGTCTTATTGTGAAGAATTCAATCTGTGAATTTCCAGCTCGTTCATGGAAGACAAGCTTTGGTCATGCTACAATTAGAAAACTTAATTCCAACTCGTATTTGAAAAGAGTTTGTGCTCTTCGCTGCTATTCGTCCAAAAAGCATAGTGGAGATAGTTCTCAACCACAGAATTCTGATCCCACCCCAGCAATGAAGGAAGAGAATGGTTTCTTTGTTGTTAGGAAAGGAGATCTGGTTGGAGTCTACAGAAACTTGAGTGATTGCCAGACCCAAGTCGGATCGTCG ATATGTGATCCTCCTGTTAGCGTGTACAAAGGTTACGCCATGCCTAAGGACACAGAAGAATATCTACTTTCTTGTGGGCTTAAAAATGCTCTATATTCTATCAGAGCTGCAGATCTTACCGAAGATCTCTTTGGTACTCTAGTCCCATGCCCTTTTCAG caaccttcttcttcaaaAAGTGGAATATCTGATCATTTGCCAAAGAAGAGGTCACAGGAAGCAATGTGGTCAGAATATGCG GAGGCTGTTGGATCAGCAGTTATTTCAAATGATTCCGTAAGAAAGCATGTCAAGTTAGAACAACATAAGGGTGACCAAGTTCTAGCTCTACCATCTAGT CAACGTTCTTGTACTCTTGAATTTGATGGTGCTTCAAAAGGAAATCCTGGACAAGCTGGCGCGGGAGCTGTTATACGGGCTGATGATGGAAGTTTT ACCCTCAGGCTACGTGAGGGTTTAGGAGTGGCAACAAGCAATCATGCTGAATACAGGGGCTTTATTTTGGGTTTGAAACATGCACTTAGAGAAGGGTTTACAAGTATTCGTGTTCAGGGTGACTCCAAGCTTGTTTGTATGCAG ATCCAAGGTCTTTGGAAGGTTAAAAATCAAAACATAGCCACAGTGTTTGAGACGGCAAAACAACTGAAGGAAAGGTTCCTTTCTTTCCGCATCATTCATGTCCTTCGG GAGTCAAACTCTGATGCGGATCAACAAGCAAACTTGGCTGTTGAACTTCCTG AGGGTCAAGTTCAGGAGGAAATAGAGAAATGA